The following proteins are encoded in a genomic region of Fibrobacter sp.:
- the prfA gene encoding peptide chain release factor 1: MKERVLSILEQKKELEAQLSSQEVASDPSRMEKLGKEYNAINKNLPVYKKYLEVLAAINEAEQILQAETDPDLLELAREDLKVNQELLPELEQKVKYLLVPRDPNDLKNAVVEIRAGTGGTEAGIFAADLYRMYTHFIERKGWGLEILSSSFGDLGAIKEIIFMVKGDNAYGTLKYESGVHRVQRVPQTETQGRIHTSAASVAVFPEADDFEIDIDPNDLRIDLYCSSGPGGQSVNTTYSAVRIVHIPSGITVTCQDEKSQHKNKAKALKVLQTRLYEQKLAEIEAQETAARKSMVSTGDRSAKIRTYNFPQNRITDHRINLTLYNLDNAIDGDIDELIDALAVADLEEKVQQAGI; the protein is encoded by the coding sequence ATAAAAGAAAGGGTCCTGAGCATCCTGGAGCAAAAAAAAGAGCTCGAAGCTCAGCTCTCTTCTCAGGAGGTCGCCTCAGATCCCTCCCGGATGGAGAAACTGGGTAAGGAATACAACGCGATCAATAAGAATCTTCCTGTTTACAAAAAGTATCTTGAAGTCTTGGCCGCAATCAACGAAGCTGAACAGATCCTTCAGGCCGAGACCGACCCGGATCTACTCGAACTGGCTCGTGAAGATCTGAAAGTGAATCAGGAATTACTGCCGGAACTGGAACAGAAGGTAAAATATCTGCTTGTGCCCCGCGACCCCAACGATCTCAAGAATGCTGTGGTAGAGATACGGGCTGGAACCGGCGGAACCGAGGCGGGTATTTTTGCTGCCGATCTTTACCGCATGTACACCCATTTTATCGAACGCAAAGGATGGGGTCTTGAGATTCTCAGCTCCAGTTTCGGAGACCTTGGAGCCATAAAGGAAATAATTTTCATGGTCAAAGGTGATAATGCCTACGGGACACTGAAATATGAGAGCGGTGTGCATCGGGTCCAGAGGGTTCCTCAGACAGAAACACAGGGCAGAATTCATACATCAGCCGCATCTGTCGCCGTTTTCCCGGAAGCCGACGATTTCGAAATCGATATAGACCCAAACGACCTGAGAATTGACCTTTACTGCTCAAGCGGACCTGGCGGCCAGTCAGTAAACACTACTTACTCCGCAGTACGGATAGTGCATATTCCCTCTGGAATTACCGTCACATGTCAGGATGAAAAATCGCAGCATAAAAACAAAGCCAAAGCACTCAAAGTGCTTCAGACAAGGCTTTACGAACAGAAACTGGCTGAGATTGAGGCCCAGGAGACTGCCGCCCGTAAAAGCATGGTAAGTACCGGTGACAGAAGTGCAAAGATCCGCACATATAATTTTCCGCAAAACCGTATCACAGACCATCGTATCAACCTGACCCTGTATAATCTTGATAATGCGATCGATGGGGATATCGATGAACTCATCGATGCTCTGGCTGTGGCGGATCTGGAAGAAAAGGTACAGCAGGCAGGAATCTGA